In one Pogona vitticeps strain Pit_001003342236 chromosome 14, PviZW2.1, whole genome shotgun sequence genomic region, the following are encoded:
- the CIDEC gene encoding lipid transferase CIDEC, translated as MDYAKKSLFLLSPRSLSKCVSASPAPRTRPYRVSNWDRTLRKGIVAESLEDLQEKARSALLLVGNISLVLDEDGTGVETEEFFQTLEDGTVLVVLTKGQTWRPAKDPGYQLSLSHQPRRRIDVACVTFDLYKTNPRDFIGCLNVKATLYGTYSMSYDMQCYGAKRIMKEALRWTLFTMQATGHVLLGTSCYMQQLLDATKEEKEDDLPPGCHLQAPPSRKMLQ; from the exons ATGGATTATGCCAAGAAATCCCTGTTTCTCCTGTCTCCACGCTCTCTCTCGAA GTGTGTGTCCGCCAGCCCTGCTCCCCGCACCCGGCCTTACCGGGTCAGCAACTGGGACCGCACTCTGCGCAAGGGGATTGTGGCCGAAAGCCTGGAGGATCTGCAAGAGAAG GCCCGCAGCGCCCTGCTTTTGGTAGGAAACATCTCTCTGGTCCTGGATGAAGACGGAACCGGTGTGGAAACAGAGGAATTTTTCCAGACGCTGGAGGACGGCACTGTGCTGGTTGTGTTAACCAAAGGACAGACGTGGCGGCCGGCCAAG GATCCAGGCTACCAGCTCTCGCTCTCCCACCAGCCCCGACGCAGGATTGACGTGGCCTGTGTAACCTTCGACCTCTACAAGACGAACCCACGAGACTTCATTGGCTGCTTGAATGTCAAGGCGACCCTCTATGGCACTTATAGCATGTCCTACGACATGCAGTGTTACGGCGCTAAACGGATAATGAA AGAAGCTTTACGCTGGACGCTTTTCACCATGCAAGCCACGGGCCACGTGCTGCTCGGTACGTCTTGTTACATGCAGCAGTTGCTGGATGCcaccaaagaggagaaggaggacgaCTTGCCACCCGGATGCCACCTCCAGGCTCCTCCTTCTAGAAAGATGCTTCAGTGA